The sequence GTGTGGCCCGTCAGGAGTTCGAGCAAGGCCGGTAGGCGGCGGACACCGAGCAGGCGCACAGCCCGAAGACCGGCCAGCATCACGAGGCCTTGATCGAAGCTTCTGGTGAAGTCGCCACCGCGGAGGTGGCGATTGCGGGAGAATGCAAGCGCTGCAGCTCCGTCGAACATCTGCTCTCCCGGCTGGAAGAACGCTCGTGAGGCCTTGTCCGCCATGGCGAACGGTACGTCGAAGACGAACCCGCCGAAGCTGTTCACGAGGCCCGTGAATCCCTGAAACCCGGTCAGGACATAGCCATCGACCGGGAGGGAGGTCAGCTCGCGGGTGGTGGCGAGCAGCATGTCGACATCGCGGCGGGAGAGAACAGACGTGAGCTTGTCTGTGAGCCCGTCGGGCGTCGTGACGTAGGAATCACGTGGGATCCCTACGATCGCTCCAGTCCCGGACGAAGGAGTCATCGCAACGATGTGCAAGCTGTCCGCCCTCGCTCGGAGCGGGTTCTCGCCCGGTCTGGCGTCGGAACCGACGACGAGAAGAAACTTCGGCTCGTCGCCGTAGGAGGCGGGCAGGCCGAAGCGGGCCAACTTCGCGCCGACGATTCTCCACACCGGGTCGGCGACGGCCAGAATCACGTCGTCGCCGGCGGTGATCACTGCGATCGGTGTGTCGAGGACCTCGCCGAGCCCGGCTGCGGCGCGAATCGTGAGCCGGCCCTCTCCCGGGACCAGGTTCTCGACGAGGGTGTCCAGTCCGGGCGGGAGGTCGAGGGGAGGCGACGACGAGGTGTGGGCGTCGATGTAGAGATCCTTGACGAGCTCGGCGAGGGGCTCCGGCACCCCGCTCAGGTAGAGCCTGACGGTGGGAGGTGGTTCAGTCGTCGTCGTCGTGGTCGGAACTGCCGTTGTGGTAGGCGCGATCGTCGTCACCGGTGGGCGCGCCGTCGTCGCGACAGGAGTCGATGAGCACGCGCCGAAGACCAGCGCAGAAGTGACAGCGAGCGCGATCGTGCGAACCATTGATCAGGGATCGTACCGGTCCCATTGGGGGGTGAGCCGCCGGGTTCGTATACTCGCCTCCATTCGGTCACACGGGGAGGAGAGACGCTGATGGCAGAAACGTCCTTTGTCTACGCGGCAATAGTGAGCGCATTCCTCGCGCTGGCGCTTGCAGTGTTCTACTCGAAGCAGGTTCTCGCCGCTCCACGCGGCAACGCTCGAATGGTCGAGATCTCAGACGCGATCCGCGAAGGAGCGATGGCGTTCCTGCGACGTGAGTACACGTGGGTCGCAGTGTTCGTCGTACTGATGGCGGGCCTGATCGCGACGCTTCTCCCATGGGGACGACCGTGGGGCGCCCTCGCGTACATCTTCGGTGCCTTCCTCTCCGCATCGGCGGGATTCGTCGGGATGCGCGTTGCGACGGCGGCGAACAGTCGCACAACGGAAGCCGCCCGCACGGGAGGCATCACTGCCGCGCTGCCCCTCGCGTTCCGGGGCGGAGCAGTGATGGGCTTCACGGTTGCCGGTCTCGGTCTGACCGGTGTCGGGCTTGGATACCTCGTCTTCAGGGTGTGGCTCAACGTCGACGGATGGGCCGACATCGTGACGGCCATCGGCCTGGGGGCATCTTCGATTGCCCTGTTCGCAAGGGTCGGTGGCGGCATCTTCACGAAAGCGGCAGATATGGCTGCCGACCTCGTGGGGAAGCTCGAGGCCGGAATCCCCGAGGACGACGCTCGCAACCCTGCGGTGATTGCCGACAACGTCGGGGACAATGTCGGCGATACCGCCGGCATGGGAGCCGACCTCTATGAGAGTTACGTCGGTTCACTCGTGGCCCCCATTGTCTACTCGGCGATCGTTTTCACGTCTGCCGGGTTCAAAGATCGGGCAATCGTCTTCCCTCTTGCCGTTGCGGCAGTGGGGATGCTCGCGTCGATCATCGGCTCGTTCTTCGTTCGGGTCCGCGACGAGGGACATCCTGCAGCCGGCCTGCACCGGGGCACGTACCTGGCGGCCGTTCTCACGGCATTCGGCACGCTGGGCCTCGCCTACTGGGTGTTCGGAGGAGCCGACGGAGTGAAGAATCCGCTCGGTGTCTTCCTCGCCGTGTTCGTCGGGCTCCTGGTCGGGCTGGCGATCGGCCAGATCTCGGAGTGGTTCACCTCTGACCACTACAGGGTCGTGAAGGAGATCGCGCGCCAGGCCCAAACGGGGCCGGCGACCGTGATCCTCTCGGGTATCTCGGAAGGGATGCGTTCCTCCGCATTCAGTGTGATCGTCGTCGCGGCCGGGATCGGCGGCGCCTACTGGGCCGGTGATTGGGGGCTCGGAGCAGGAGGCGGTGTCTACGGAATCGCGGTTGCGGCAATTGGTGTGCTCGCCACGCTGGGCATCACCGTTTCCGTCGACGCCTACGGGCCGATTGCCGACAACGCCGGTGGGATCGCCGAAATGGCCGGGTTGCCTCCCGAGGTTCGCAAGGCCACGGATGCCCTCGATTCGCTCGGAAATACGACCGCAGCAATCGCCAAAGGATTCGCGATCGGATCTGCCGCCGTGACGGCACTTGCGTTGTTCTCGGCGTTCGTTCAGGCGGTGAAACTCACCGAGATCAACATCATGGACGTCGGGACCATGATCGGCCTGTTCCTCGGCGGAATGTTCCCATTCCTGTTCGCGGCGCTGACACTCAATGCCGTCGGTCGGTCGGCCTTTCGCATGATCGAGGAGGTTCGCCGTCAGTTCAGGGAGATCCCCGGGTTGCGTGAAGGCAAGGAGGGGGTCAAGCCTGAGTACGCGAAGTGTGTCGACATTGCAACGGCCGGCGCGTTGCGCGAGATGATCCTGCCAGGTGCTCTGGCAATCGTGCTTCCGCTCTCCATCGGGTTCGTCAACACGGAAGCCCTCGGAGGCTTCCTCGCGGGAGCTCTCGTCGTCGGATTCCTGCTCGCCATCTACATGACGAACGCCGGTGGTGCTTGGGACAACGCCAAGAAGTTCATCGAGGCCGGAGCGTTCGGCGGGAAGGGTTCCGACGCGCACTACGCAGCGGTCATCGGGGACACGGTGGGCGACCCGTTCAAGGATACGACCGGTCCTGCGATGAACATCATGATCAAGGTGATGACAATCGTCAGCCTGATCTTCGCTTCGGCGTTCCTTCGTTGGTGACACCCGGCCGGTGGTGGGCCTCGAACGAGTCCCGCACGAGTCGAGTCGGGCGAGGTGGTGTCGCTGCCCGCCTATCCTTGCTCTTCAATGGAGATCGTCTTCCTCCGTCACGGTGAGTCGACCGGGAACGCTTCGGGTCTGATCCAGGGTCGCGGCTCCAGCCCCCTGTCCGAAAGGGGGGCGGCGCAGGCCGACGTCGTGGCCCGACGTCTCACCGAGGGCAAACCGTTCGATCTGATCGTCAGCTCGGACATGGAACGGGCGGTGCAGACCGTCGATGCGCTCGGTCTCCCGTTCGAGACCGACCCGGCATGGCGGGAGGTGGATCTCGGTGCGTGGGATGGTGTGCCGATCACCGAGGTGGCCGAGCGTTTTCCCGAAGAGCTTGCCGCACTGCGGCGCGGAGAGCCGGTCCGGATCGGCGGAACCGGGGAGACGTTCCCGGAGTTCACGGCCAGAGTTCGCGGCGCCATCGACGGCCTGGTCGAGAGGATGGACGGGACCGGACGTGTCCTCGTGTCGGCGCACGGTGGGGTGATCGAGCGAGTCGTGGCCATCGTGATAGGGCGACCGCATGCGGTCGCGTTTGCGGGCCGGGTGGGCAACACGTCGCTGACGACGGTTTCCGTGCGGCCCTCGGGGATGCGCATCGATCACTACAACGACGCCACACACCTCGGGCCGGTCTCCGGGTGGGCCGCCGAGCGTCTCGCCGCGGGGGACACGGTCGTCGCTCTCGTTCGGCACGGACAGACCGCCGCCAACGATTCGGGCGTCTGGCAGGGCCACACGGACGGTGGCATCGATGAGGAGGGCCGGCGTCAGGCGACCCGTTTGGCCGGCTGGTATGGGACCTTCGAAACGCTGTACTCGTCACCGCTCGGGCGAGCGCTCGAGACGGCTGCCCTGTTGCGGGCGGATGGCGCTCCCGTGATCGTGCCGGGCCTGATGGAACTGGGGATGGGCGAATGGGAGGGGCACACCGTCGAGGAGATCAAGGCCGGGTGGCCTGGCATCTGGCGGGCGGTCTACGACGAAGGGGAGGACATTCCCCGGGGCGGTGACGGGGAGACGTGGAGTGGGATGGTTGCCAGGGTGTCCGAGGCGATCGGCGGTATCGCTCGAGCACACCGAGGCCGGCTCATCGGTGTGGTTTCGCACGGTGCCGCCATCCGGGGGTTCTGCTCGAGCCTCATCGGGTTGGACCATGAGCGTCGTCGAAGCCTGATCGCTCCGGGGAACACGTCGGTCAGCCACGTCGTGTTCGGCGCGGACGGTCCGGTTCTCGCCGATTACAACATCGGCCCGCTCCAAGTCATTTGAACCCTGGGCTCGTAGGTGCGCTCAGCGTATCCCTGAGCCCTGGGTTCAACGGGAGGGGGTCAGCCTTTGGCGGCGATCCGTTCCCGGCGGAGTTCGAGGAGCTCGGCTGCGCGCTCGATGCTGATCGTTTCGGGGTTGTCGCCTTTGCGCAGCGAGGCGTTGACCGCACCGTCGGTGACGTACGGTCCGAAGCGCCCATCCTTGACCACGACCGGGTTGCCGGAAACCGGGTCGGTGCCGACCTCCCGCAGCGGCGCCGCGACCGCCCGCTGTCCCCTCCGTCGCTTCGGTTGGGCCAGCAGTGCGATTGCCTCCTCCAACGTGATGGTCAGCAGCTGTTCCTCCGATTCCAGGCTGCGAGTCTCGGTGCCCTTCTTGATGAACGGTCCGTACTTGCCGTTGCGGGCCACGATCTCCAATCCGTCGGACGGGTCGACGCCGACGACGCGAGGCAGGCTCAACAGTTCGAGCGCCTGTTCGAGCGTGACGTCCTCGGGCTTCATCGCCTTGAAGAGCGAGGCCCGTTTCGGCCCCGTCGTGCCCTCTTGCTCTCCAAGCTGGACGTACGGCCCGAATCTGCCGACCCGCAGGCTGACCTCCAGCCCGGTGTCGGGGTCCGTACCGAGCGTGCGTTCGTCCTTGGGTGCGCTGAGCAACTCGAGAGCCTTGTCGACGGTGAGCTCGTCAGGAGCGGTCTCGTCGGGAATCGAGACCTTGTCGCCGTTGCGTTCCACGTACGGGCCGTACCGGCCGACGCGGGCGACGATCGGAGTCCCTTGGGGATCCTCGCCGATCGGGATCGATCCGATCTCCCTCGGGTCGATCTCGTCGAGGGGGCCGCTCACCATCGCCTTGAGACCGACGGAACCGTTCCCGAAGTAGAACCTCGTCAGCCACGGGCCTGCTTGTTCCTCTCCCCGGGCGATGCGGTCGAGGTCACTTTCCATCCGGGCGGTGAACGTGTAGTCGATCAGGTCCGAGAAGTGCCGCTCCAACAGCGTGACGACCGCGAACGCCGTGAACGTCGGGATCAGGGCGGTGCCCCGCTTCCACACGTAGCCGCGGTCCTGGATCGTCGAGATGATCGACGCGTAGGTCGAAGGGCGGCCGACGCCGAGTTCCTCGAGCCGCCGGATCAGGGAGGCCTCGGTGAAACGAGCCGGCGCCTTGGTCTCGTGCCCCTTCGGTTCCATCGCGACGATCGCGAGTCGCTGTTCCACCTCGAGCTGCGGCAGGCGCCGCTCCTCGTCGTCCCGCTCGGCGTCGGGGCTGTCGCTGCCGGCCACATAGACCTTCAAGAAACCCGGGAACGTGATCACCCTGCCGGTCTGGAGGAAGCCGGCGGTGCGCCCATCGGACGTGTCGGCCTCGAGGCGGACCTGGACCGATTCGCCGACGGCGTCGGTCATCTGTGAAGCGACCGTCCGTTTCCAGATCAGCTCGTAGAGGCGGGCCTCGTCCGTGCCCACGCGTTGTTCGACTTGCGACGGGGAGCGGAAGGAGTCTCCCGCGGGACGGATCGCTTCGTGTGCCTCTTGGGCATTCTTGACCTTGTTGACGTAGGTCCGGGGCTTCTTGGGAAGGTAGCCCGACCCGAACCGGTCACCGATGAGGCGCCGCGCCGCGCTCAGTGCGGCTTCCGAGAGCGCCGTGCTGTCGGTGCGCATGTAGGTGATATACCCGTTCTCGTAGAGTCGCTGCGCGGCCCGCATCGTCCGTGAAGCCGAGAAACGCAGCTTCCTCCCGGCCTCCTGTTGCAGCGTCGACGTGCGAAACGGCGCGTACGGGGAGCGACGATACGGCTTGCTCTCGACCGAGCGGACGATCGCCTCCGTGTCTTCGAGGGCGTCGGCGAGGGTCCGCGATGCGGCTTCATCGAGGACGAGCGCTCCCGGGTTGGTGAGGTTGGCCTGCGCATCGAAGTCCTTGCCGGAGGCGACCGGTCTGCCGTCCAGCATCGTCAACGGTGCAGTGAATGAGACGCCTTCGGGCGGCTGGAAGGTGCCGAGAAGATCCCAGTACGACGCGGATCGGAACGCGATCCGTTGACGTTCGCGCTCGACGACGATACGCACCGCGACGCTTTGCACCCGACCTGCCGACAGCTTCGGCTGCACCTTGCGCCACAGCACCGGGCTCACTTCGTAGCCGAAGAGACGGTCGAGGATGCGCCGAGCTTCCTGCGCGTCGACGAGTCGCGTGTCCAGTTCTCTTGGGTGTTCGAGCGCTT is a genomic window of bacterium BMS3Abin02 containing:
- the yvhJ_1 gene encoding putative transcriptional regulator YvhJ; this translates as MVRTIALAVTSALVFGACSSTPVATTARPPVTTIAPTTTAVPTTTTTTEPPPTVRLYLSGVPEPLAELVKDLYIDAHTSSSPPLDLPPGLDTLVENLVPGEGRLTIRAAAGLGEVLDTPIAVITAGDDVILAVADPVWRIVGAKLARFGLPASYGDEPKFLLVVGSDARPGENPLRARADSLHIVAMTPSSGTGAIVGIPRDSYVTTPDGLTDKLTSVLSRRDVDMLLATTRELTSLPVDGYVLTGFQGFTGLVNSFGGFVFDVPFAMADKASRAFFQPGEQMFDGAAALAFSRNRHLRGGDFTRSFDQGLVMLAGLRAVRLLGVRRLPALLELLTGHTATDLDATTLLTMGAAVYELGQVPNVVVDGIPDTVNGSSIVRLTDDAVATFEDLADGTLDSP
- the hppA1 gene encoding putative K(+)-stimulated pyrophosphate-energized sodium pump; its protein translation is MAETSFVYAAIVSAFLALALAVFYSKQVLAAPRGNARMVEISDAIREGAMAFLRREYTWVAVFVVLMAGLIATLLPWGRPWGALAYIFGAFLSASAGFVGMRVATAANSRTTEAARTGGITAALPLAFRGGAVMGFTVAGLGLTGVGLGYLVFRVWLNVDGWADIVTAIGLGASSIALFARVGGGIFTKAADMAADLVGKLEAGIPEDDARNPAVIADNVGDNVGDTAGMGADLYESYVGSLVAPIVYSAIVFTSAGFKDRAIVFPLAVAAVGMLASIIGSFFVRVRDEGHPAAGLHRGTYLAAVLTAFGTLGLAYWVFGGADGVKNPLGVFLAVFVGLLVGLAIGQISEWFTSDHYRVVKEIARQAQTGPATVILSGISEGMRSSAFSVIVVAAGIGGAYWAGDWGLGAGGGVYGIAVAAIGVLATLGITVSVDAYGPIADNAGGIAEMAGLPPEVRKATDALDSLGNTTAAIAKGFAIGSAAVTALALFSAFVQAVKLTEINIMDVGTMIGLFLGGMFPFLFAALTLNAVGRSAFRMIEEVRRQFREIPGLREGKEGVKPEYAKCVDIATAGALREMILPGALAIVLPLSIGFVNTEALGGFLAGALVVGFLLAIYMTNAGGAWDNAKKFIEAGAFGGKGSDAHYAAVIGDTVGDPFKDTTGPAMNIMIKVMTIVSLIFASAFLRW
- the cobC gene encoding alpha-ribazole phosphatase; this encodes MVSLPAYPCSSMEIVFLRHGESTGNASGLIQGRGSSPLSERGAAQADVVARRLTEGKPFDLIVSSDMERAVQTVDALGLPFETDPAWREVDLGAWDGVPITEVAERFPEELAALRRGEPVRIGGTGETFPEFTARVRGAIDGLVERMDGTGRVLVSAHGGVIERVVAIVIGRPHAVAFAGRVGNTSLTTVSVRPSGMRIDHYNDATHLGPVSGWAAERLAAGDTVVALVRHGQTAANDSGVWQGHTDGGIDEEGRRQATRLAGWYGTFETLYSSPLGRALETAALLRADGAPVIVPGLMELGMGEWEGHTVEEIKAGWPGIWRAVYDEGEDIPRGGDGETWSGMVARVSEAIGGIARAHRGRLIGVVSHGAAIRGFCSSLIGLDHERRRSLIAPGNTSVSHVVFGADGPVLADYNIGPLQVI
- the topA gene encoding DNA topoisomerase 1; amino-acid sequence: MSKPLIIVESPAKARTISGFLGSGYAVESSIGHIRDLPSKASEIPKKYREESWARLGVNVEKDFTPLYIVPAAKREQVRKLKDALARADEVYLATDEDREGESIAWHLLQVLKPKVPVKRMVFHEITKRAITEALEHPRELDTRLVDAQEARRILDRLFGYEVSPVLWRKVQPKLSAGRVQSVAVRIVVERERQRIAFRSASYWDLLGTFQPPEGVSFTAPLTMLDGRPVASGKDFDAQANLTNPGALVLDEAASRTLADALEDTEAIVRSVESKPYRRSPYAPFRTSTLQQEAGRKLRFSASRTMRAAQRLYENGYITYMRTDSTALSEAALSAARRLIGDRFGSGYLPKKPRTYVNKVKNAQEAHEAIRPAGDSFRSPSQVEQRVGTDEARLYELIWKRTVASQMTDAVGESVQVRLEADTSDGRTAGFLQTGRVITFPGFLKVYVAGSDSPDAERDDEERRLPQLEVEQRLAIVAMEPKGHETKAPARFTEASLIRRLEELGVGRPSTYASIISTIQDRGYVWKRGTALIPTFTAFAVVTLLERHFSDLIDYTFTARMESDLDRIARGEEQAGPWLTRFYFGNGSVGLKAMVSGPLDEIDPREIGSIPIGEDPQGTPIVARVGRYGPYVERNGDKVSIPDETAPDELTVDKALELLSAPKDERTLGTDPDTGLEVSLRVGRFGPYVQLGEQEGTTGPKRASLFKAMKPEDVTLEQALELLSLPRVVGVDPSDGLEIVARNGKYGPFIKKGTETRSLESEEQLLTITLEEAIALLAQPKRRRGQRAVAAPLREVGTDPVSGNPVVVKDGRFGPYVTDGAVNASLRKGDNPETISIERAAELLELRRERIAAKG